The genomic region ATCAAATATTTAGTTTTGGTTCACTtccaaaaaaatgatttatttgagGATCCAAGGATCTAATTCTTCTAATGATGTAATATTTCTCTCTAATTCTCCTTGAAGTTCATTGCTCATTGGATGTCACAGAGTTGATGATTTTTGAAACTTCTAAAGAAGATTGTTGGATGGCAAGTGTTGTATTCTTATAACTTGGCCCCTCTAATACTAGCAGTTGTAGGGGGACTGCCTGCAACAGGAGGCCGATAGGTCTGATTGTAAAGGCTTTATAACATTACAAggagggtttttttttttgaaggaatttgattTTTAGAAAAGTGCTTTGTAGATGCATCATAATGAGAAAAGGTAATTGAAAGCAAAAAGAATAATATAGAAATGTTCTTTGTAGATGCATCATAATGAGAGAAGGTAATTAAAAGTCAAATCGAATAATTTTATTGATATATAGTATTGGCACTGTACAAAACTCAACCAATGTTTATAGTTGTTCCCAAAATAAGATGTTGACCAACTACCATCCCCCATGCTACTGAATGTAGCATGATGTACAGAATGAAAGTGCCATGAAGAGTATTTATTATAAATGCTTTGTATTGTAGATTGTATTAATCCCAACCAATGTTGTACAAAATGAAAGTGCTATAAAGAGTACTTATTATAAATGGTTTGTATTGTAGACTGTATTAATCCCAACCAATAGTATTTGTTGGacccaaaaaaaaattgttatccaccctccatcccccatgctggtaaTGGTAGCATGTTATACAACCTTTTGATGTATATCATCTTAAACCTGTGAGAAATAAATTGTATTAGGAAATTGTAAATGTATGAAGATAAACCTGTGAGTAATAAATTGTATTAGGAAATTGTAAATGTATGTAACACTTGtagaatataaataatattaaaggAAGGTACTTACAGTTTTTGTTGATGTTGTATTTGGTTTATGTGCttgttttgttttgtaggttgcttCGTTGCCTGCCATTTGATACTTGTCAGAAATAACATTGTATTAAAAAAGTTCAAGTGTTTTAAATTGCAAAATTTGTAGATTGAAAAGAATTGTAAAGGATCGTAGTTACATCTATTAATAGTAGGATTATCTTTGGTGGTGGTTCTGCAATCTGCAAAGCACACCGACAGTAGAAACATAAGTTAGTATCATTGATTGTAAAAGTTAGAGTTATTTCGATACCCTTGTAGGTTCTGTTGTTTGAAATGGTGTCTTCATTGATTCCCTACAAGTAGAAGAAGACCTACAAgtaaaagaagagaagagaagtttaGTAACCATTAGAAGAAGCATATTTGTAAGGAAGCTAAATAGTTGAGAAGACAGTGGATGGCAGATGTGTACCCGTTGTTAATTGAATTTGAATAGTAATTAAAAATGCTTGTTGAGATGTAACCAGTTACATTTGTTGTTGATCCTGCAAGCCATGACTATTGTAATGCATTGAAATGATTGACATAAAATATATGGAATGTAAAATCACAATGAAGTTGTGTTTGCAGTACCTGTTTATCTTTGTTTTGCAAGTAATTTTCTTTTGTGATCTGGGAAAGCTTCAACAAAcaagcttcttctttttttcttaaaATGGTTGATGCAACACCTTGCAATCTTGAGTACCTTTGGTAGGTTAAAGTCGGGTGAATTCGCAGGTGGTTAATTGATTTCACTCTGGAAAGCGTTGTAAATGTAAGGCATTGTTTCTTTGTTTTTCCAATGTCAATTGTTGCAAAGTCTAGTGTCAGACCctgtgatttgtgaatagtaatacCCCATTCCATTGTTAATGGAATTTGTGTGCGGTTTCCCCTAGTAATTGGTGGTATGGGAGCATGTTTTGGATTTGTTGGATCCCATGATGGGCCAATGTAATGTTGGAAGTGGACCACCACATATTTTGGCAGATTGGGTGGCTTAGAACTTGCATCGTAGACAATCATTTTGATTTGACCCAGAGCACCATTGACAAGcccaacttctatccataaatttgcaataagcattACTTCATGGTCTATAAAAAGATGGATTTCAAATGAtagttgttcttcttggtgtgtTTGTTTATCTTTGTGGTGTGCAATGATTGTTGTTGCACGCgcaatgggtgagtgcaattgcTTCAACATCTTAATGTTGTGTGCGTTTGAAGCTGCGTTTGTTGCAAACAAATGTTTCTGTTGGTTGAAGTGGTTGTTCTGATCAAGTGTCAAAGCATGGGTTGAGCGCATCTGTAGAATTTCCCAGTCTGTTTGCAATGGTGTTGTGTTGCGTATATTAAGTAAAATATCACGGAAGTGAATTCGGGAGGGGCTTGTACCTTGTTGtcaaaaagaaacatccaaggcGACAACATTATTGAAGGAATGCCATAGAGCGAGTGCTGTTGAGTGGGATGCATATAATGGTTTATCCATAACCGGGGGAAGTTGTGCAAGATAACCAACCAAGATGATTGAGAGTGctgcaaatgattcatgttgtttgGTGGGAAAAGCTTCTCGCAATCTATTATCAATCTTGATCAGTAATTGAGAaccaacaaagctcatttcatctatcaaAATGTAGCGTAAATATTTTCattgctcttgaaacattaataatgaatggcctgttaagggtttgtattcttgaataGGTATACGAAGGGCAGCATGGATTGTGGTAGCCTATATATTATATGCGGATACACCtgttggtgctagtacaagcaaTGGGTATTGTGTAGGATCTAAATGGAAGTTTAATTGTCTATgtatacaatcaataagaaatgacTTTCCAGTACCTGTTGTGCCTTGAATAATTAACCGTACTGGTGAGGAATTCAAATTTTGTGCAGAGTGCAAATTTATAATATCAAGTGCAGTATTTTGGTTTTCTGCAAGCTCAAAGGTATTAGGTGCATTTGAATGTATGTTGTCAAGGGTGTGAGCTGATTGGCTTTTCTCCGTTGAAATGAATTGAGATGCTTTTGTATGCAGCATTTCATTAGGTATGGAAGCACCCCAATTAAATTGAAGATCAAAATCATgtttgccaagcatttgaagagtagcAACATCAAAGTTGTTTGAGgctcccatttgtgacaagaaCTCCCATTCGTAGAGGTCCTGATCAGTAGATTGTGGAATATCTTGCAACTACAGGTCTTCACTATTTTTTGTAGTCAAGTGTTCTTCAATGCCATTTACATGGCACCAGATGTAATGAGTACTTTGAAGTTGTTTCCAATTCACTATAATTTCATCAGTTGAGGTACCTATATGTAGAGTGATGTTGCGGAATGGCTTGTACAAAATTAATTCACTCCAACAGAAAGTTTCAAAAGTAGTGTCAACTCCTGAAGGTAAGGATTTATACTCGgggtagacatttacaattgtTGGTAGCTTTCTTTTTATCCATTTACATGATTTGTGTTGTTCACAGTAAGTATATTGCTAAGTTGAATGGAGCAATGTTACGTATGCTAACTCTGATGGTCTTTTCATGTAATTAGAAATGAAAGAAATGGATGTCTGTGAAGCTTCATCACAGTTTATTATACGTTGGAAGATTTTTTTCCCAACAGGGTCACAAACTGACGCGTGCAAGAGATCAAGGGGAATTTAACTAGCATGTGGCAAGTTTCTTGAGCGTTAATGTCCCTATCAGCAACAATTACCATCATGAATCTCTGATATGCTAAGAGAATTGTATCTTTTGAATTTGTTGATCCAACAATTCTTTTTAACATGTCAGTATAGCTTTCTGATTTACGTTCAGTTTTTTatgcgtattttgagatatattggaGAACTGCCTTTTTGGAGCATACTGCCTGACAAtcaacattagccctccatatggcGAGCATCGTTGGGTTGTGAACATTGAGGCGACTATCATTCCTTGTTGGCTTGTATGATGGGCTATTATTATGGTCTAAAGTCAATGATGAGTCATGTTGTTCAGACCAAGGTGCTTTGTATCAACATTCAAGTGTTGGGTTTTTTTTTTCAAGCAGGTAAACTCTGAACACTTTGTATGTCGTTGAACACCATTCACAATTCAGTGTAGTCAGTGCAAGGATCGGATCTGAAAATGACATCTGTATTTGGAAGACATGGATCTGAAATTGCAAGTATATACTGCCTGTTTAAGCGGTCCACTTCAGTGCgtggattccatgttgtgatgtacTGGTCAAAGAAGATTTTAATTGATTGAATGCTTTCATGGTCTGACCAATCAAGGTTGTCAATATTAGGTGCTTGTGGCAGCCACATAAAGCCATGAATATGGGCAGACCCTcagtgttgccattcatatctgtacCAGTGGTCAGTGGCATGCAACTgtttgacaatgacttcatcatGAAAGATCTGAAATCTTAAGTGCAAGTATAAAGTAGTTATATGCGGGTTATTGACCAAATTCTCAATAGATTGCCTTATATTGTGTTGCACAGTATTTGACTGTGTTTTTGGGAACATTTTATGCAGGTCAGGCCATTTTGTATCAGTCGAGCTTAGAGTAAAGAAAAGCGTTGGTGGACCTAACTGTTCTATCATTTTCacaaggtctctatgggatttgaTCCAAAATGCCCGTCCCGCGCAAGGAGGCTGCATATCGCATGATATGATTTGGCAATTCATTTGATGGTATGTTATGTAAGTACTCTCTTAGGCCATGAAGATTCAGTGGAAGAGAATCTTCTAAATTTGTCTCTATGAAAACAACAGTTGATTGTTGAGATCGATGCCTCATCATAAGGTTATAGATGTAATATCTAAAATGGACATGCTggccaaatctttgatcataatattTTATCAAGTacaaagcatattcatgtaaatgtacaTGTCTTGTTTTGTCTTGAAGTGGTAAAGCCAATCCATTAGGGAATAGTGTGGGGAATGCCATTGAAAGTAGGCCTTTtgtattgtactcattgataggtgaTGTACTGATTTGTGGCCAAGGGACAACATTGTTCTTGGTATTATCTAGATGTAGGATTGTCTTGATTGCATCAAGTTCAGGTATTGAGGATGGAAGTCgtggaatgaatgaagaagagttTTCTATTACTTCTTCTTCATTGTTGATGTTGGTCACATCAGGAATTTCTTGTATAGGTTCTTCTTGAGGTGAAGGTACTGAATGTAAAAGGTCTGAAATGTCAGTGTTGTGCTCACGTAATAGCTGCACCGCACCTAAATCAATGGCAACATCTTTATAGTATTGGTCATGCTTTATTTTGCAAGTCAATGCATTCATGACGTGAAACCTATTAACGTAACAGTCATAAGTTAACCCTTGTAGATTAGTTCTACGAACAGTAAGGAATTCTAAATGTTGAATTTTGCGGGGCAAGAATAATGCAATTTCTaaaatatcttgtgggaagttaATTGTGTGACCATAATACTTATATTGTCCTCCCCTTGCATGACTAACTTGCAAAACAGGGGCAATCCTTGCTATGAGCATTTATTCTACTTGAGAAAGACACTTTAAAATAGAAGGCtgctcacctgggtccatattgtttgataatgagaaaTGGTGGATTCCTCTTTCAGCAGAACATCTCATGCATATAACTGCATGGTTGATATTTTTAATAGTCATGCCCACATAGCTTTCTCTACAAACAAAACATGCCTCCGTGAGCTCcaacatatcatttttttttttgaaattagatAAAGCATGTAGGAATGAAGGAGTTTGTAGGGTGAGTTCAGGAGCAGTAGAATGTGTTTGAGGCACATTACTTTGCTCAAGGTCATTGCTTTCTGTTTGTAATAGAATGTCTAAGTTAGTATCAGATGTTTGTTGTGCACGACGCTTCATTTGGCGTTTGTTGGAGATATTGCCTCTATTCTTTGCATAGTAAGTTCTATTTGTTTGCTTCCTCCATTTGATGGCATCACCTTCTTGAGTGGAAGGTTCAATAGATATCAAATAGTTGGAAGAGAATAGAGGTATGTTAGAATTCTAATAATtgaagagagaaagcattgaagtatGTATTCAAAAGCATATGGGAATTGAAAACTGCTTAATCTAATTTGTATTGTTCTTTTGTTTagttttgtggtggtcattttgttGTGAGATGTATTTGTTGTGCAAGTGTTCAACTTACTAATGTATAGTTTGCTGAATGTAGTGCTTACCTATGAGTTTTCCTACCAAAGCTATTATTCAAATATACATATGCATAGATATATAAAATGATACCTACATACagatgtttgtatatatatacacatgtatatatacatatcaatgaAATATGTGTATATTTGTATacatagatatgcacatatataaatacacacacacacacacacacacacacacacacacacacacacacacacacacacatatataatttgATTTGTAATATTGGGTGCATACAAATCATGTTGGCTTCTTAGTATACACATGCTTGGTTGAGTAGTATTTAGAAACGTATGGGTATTGGAAACtggttaatttaatttataatcttCTTTTGTCTAGTTTTGCGATCGTCATTTTGTTGCGAGATGTATTTGTTGTGCAAGTGTTCAATTTACTAATGTGTATTCTGCTGACTTTAGTGTTTACCAATGACTTCCCTTCCCAAAGGCAGTATTGAAATATACATATGCACagatatataaaattatatttacatacagatgtatgtatatatatacacatgtatatatacatatcaatgaAATATGTGTATATCGGTATACATAGATATGCACATATACAAATacacgtgtgtatatatataaaattctataactgtgtataaatatatttttgtacataattttttgtatatttggtatttttttataattttgggTATGATAACATTTCGAGAATGTGATTATGGATATATATTTCtccatatgtatatatttatacatatatacagatatatatatacaaatatgtgcATGTGCaaatatatatctaaaaaaaaactatatatgtatgtgtatatctgTAGAAATAGATATGCACAAATaaaaatgcatatatatgtgtatatatgtataaattttctataaatatttatttatttacagatacttatatatgtgtacatatctTTAGACAGTATTTCGTATATAGAAATATACATAAGTATGTTCATATCATACAAAAAGATTGCAAACAAAGATAAAAATACAAGTAATGAAATGAATAGGAAAGTGCATTGAACTGTAAATACTTTTATATGAAAGAAATTTGAAGGAAAACAATTTCGTGTTCTGGAAGGTAAGTAACCAGCATACATGAGTATGCAGTCTCTATATAGGAATATAAATAAGCATGTTTAAATCATAGGCGAAGAGAGCAATTAAAGTTAAGAATGCAagggaaaaaagatattgaaaagtgtgttgacTTTGTAGAAAGATCATAGTTGAAGAAATTAATTGCTTGAAAATCATTAATGTATGAAAGGAATAGAAAACTGGAATTTTTCATATAAATGTAAATATGTAATTGTATAGCAAAACATGAACAGTAAGTACTTATATACGAGAGGAATCTCAAGGAAAGCAAATTTATTCTGCAAGGCAATTAACCAGCATAGATGAGTATGTAGTTAAATATATTGTGCAATGTAGCGGCGAGTACTTCCAGAAGAGTTTGAAACCTTGTATAGTTAGTTGTccataaacatataaatatatttgtATGCAGAGATGCAAATTCTTACTATTCAATATGCAATTGTAAATGTGATTGTTGACATGTGTGTATGAATTTTTAAACTAAATATAGATAGTTATTGAGATAGGAATTCTCTATTATAATATTTATGCATACATAAATggactaattttaattataataggACATGCAAAAGTAATAAGCATGACAATAGGAAAGTTTATGTGGTAAAGAAAGAATTGCAAAGAGAACACAATAAAATTTTAATGCAATCTGTTATTTATGTaagaaatatacatatacatatatatagatgtagtTGTGTATTCATAGAAAATAATCATTTGTATTTGTAAGTAGAATTATCTCAATATACAAAAAAGTTCTACATAATGCAGTATTCAAAGGAAAAGCGATAAGGCTATCAAGACATCCATATGTAAAGTTATGTGTAGGATTGTAGTATCATTTGTATTTGTAAGTAGAATTATCTCAATATACAAAAAAGTTCTACATAATGCAGTATTCAAAGGAAAAGCGATAAGGCTATCAAGACATCCATATGTAAAGTTATGTGTAGGATTGTAGTAGtataaaatatgtaaaatttgGAATGTAATAATTGTTTTGTGAATAGAAAGCTTTGTAATTAGGCAAAATGCCTAATATAGCTAAGCCTGTGTAGAGAGGCGAGCAATCTCTGCAAGTAATCCATCACACTCAGTTTTATAGTCAACAGAGCAGATTTTCTTGATTGTAACTTT from Cryptomeria japonica chromosome 3, Sugi_1.0, whole genome shotgun sequence harbors:
- the LOC131068582 gene encoding uncharacterized protein LOC131068582, whose product is MLIARIAPVLQVSHARGGQYKYYGHTINFPQDILEIALFLPRKIQHLEFLTVRRTNLQGLTYDCYVNRFHVMNALTCKIKHDQYYKDVAIDLGAVQLLREHNTDISDLLHSVPSPQEEPIQEIPDVTNINNEEEVIENSSSFIPRLPSSIPELDAIKTILHLDNTKNNVVPWPQISTSPINEYNTKGLLSMAFPTLFPNGLALPLQDKTRHVHLHEYALYLIKYYDQRFGQHVHFRYYIYNLMMRHRSQQSTVVFIETNLEDSLPLNLHGLREYLHNIPSNELPNHIMRYAASLRGTGILDQIP